GTCGGCGGTCGGATAGCCGAACGTCTGCACAACATCACGGAGTACACGACCGAATCGACCGACTCGTTCCGGCGGCTGACGACCGATCCGCGGGTCTGGCTCCAGTACGGCGTAGGCTGGCTCGGTGCACTGGTGCTCGCGCCCGGCCTGCGCGTCCTGCTCCTGCTGTGGGGCTTCGGGTCGGGCTTCGAGCCCGCCGTCTTGCTCCCGCTCGTTCTCGTGGCGGCCTACAGCGTCACGCTGCTCCCGCTCACGCCGGGTGGGGTCGGGGTCACGGAGGCGACCGCGACGGCCGTGTTCGTCGCGCTGGGTGTCCCCGGCGACGTGATCGTCACCGTCGTCCTGATCGACCGCTTCCTCGGCACCTACCTCCCCGCCGTCGCGGGCTGGTACCCCTCGCTGAAAGTCGACGTATCGTCGCTCGCCCCGGACCAGGAAGCCTAGCAGTGGGTCCCCTCTGCATCACCTCTTCGGCGTAGCGCGATACAGGTACAGAGAAACCAGCACGAGCACGAGTTCCGCGGCCTTCGCGGCGATCGAGAGGGGATTGACGGGGCCGCTCATCACGACGTAGGCGACCACCGTCACCAGCGCGTAGACGGCCGCGACGAGGTAGAGTTCGCGTCGCCAGTAGCGGCTCACGAACAGGACGAGGCCGCCGAGGAATCCGAGGCCGTTCAGCGCGAACAGGAGCGCGGTCGTCGGATCGAACCCGACCACCTGCGGCGCGAGAACGAGGTGGATCACCCCCGTCAGGAGCGCCGCGAACACGGCGACGTACGCGACGGGGTTCGACGGTAGTTCGAACAGGGGTTGCGCGCCTTCGGTCGCGGACGACGGAGCGGACATACGCGGAACGCACCACGAACGGACGGAAAAGTTCGATTTCCGGGTGCCGGCTGATCGGTAGCGGGATCGGGTAGATCGATTGCCCGAACCGTACCGCACTTCTAGAACGGGGGGAATCGACCGTAGCCACAGGCGCTGTCCCGCTGGAGGATCACCGTGTACTGGTTCTCCGCGAGTTCCTGCTCGTCGGCGTACTGGTCGGTCTGGGGAACCAGCCCGACGTGGAACAGGTCGGTCAGCGACCCCGGCGTCGGTCGGTCGGGGACGAAGTTCGGCGGTCGCGGCCCGAACTCCGCGACGATCCGGTAGCTGTACTCGCCAGAGAGGAGTTCTCGGAAGTACTGCTGTTGTTCCTTCCCGTTGCGGTAGTACGTCCCGTTTTTCAGGTAGAGCAGGTCCCGGTACCCGAGCTGGATGTACTCGGGGCAGTCGTCGATGGCGGCCTCCTCGGCGTCGCTTTCGGGCCCGAACAGGTGGTTGATCCGCATGTCGTGGGGGATGGCGGCGTCGTGGAAGTCCCGGCGGTACACCTCCATCGTCGCGTTCTCGTCGGCGTTCTCCTGGAGCCAATCGGTCGCCTCGTCGCGAGGCATCGAGGCGTAGCCGCCGACGCCGACCCCCGCGTAGATCCCCGTCGTCACCAGCATGAGGGCGATCACGACCGTCCCGACGGAGCGATCCCACTCGCGCAACCGGATCAGCGACAGCGCGAGCAGGAGCGCGATCAGCGGGAAGGTCGGCAGCAGGTGGTGAACCCGGAAGTCGTGCCAGCGCGAGAACAACAGGAGGTAGGTCACGAGCGGGAGGACCGTCAGCGCGTAGGCGGGCGTGTACGTCGCCCGGTCGCGCACGGCGGCGAGACTGGCGACGACGCCGGCCAGCGCCGCGACGAACAGCGGCAGGCCGAGTGCGCTGAAGTACCCGCGGAGGAACCACCACCAGACCGGTGCGGTCGGGCCGGTGACGCGGGTCCCGCGTTCCATCGACTGGCCGAACAGTCGCTCGAAGACGGGTTCGAAGCTCCCGACGAGGAAGGTCGGGTAGCCGGCCAGAATCGCGACCAGTCCGAGGAGCGCGCCGCCGACGACCAGTCGCGGCCGGAACAGCGCCCGTAACGTCGGCCCGTCGGTCCCCCAGGCCCGCAGGACGAACCCGACGCCGATCAGCGGGACGATGGGGGCGGCGGTCAGTTTGAACGCGATGGCGATCCCGCCAGCCGCACTGGCCGCGAAGAAGGCGGTTCCGTCGCCGGCCCGGACGTATCGGACGAGCAGGACGAGTGCGAGCAGGAGGAAAAAGAGTGCGGGCATGTCCTCCCCGCCCTCGTGGGCGATCGTGAGGAAGCCGAAGGTGAGCGTCAGGACGAGGGCCGCCAGCCGACCGGTCGCACGGTCCCGGAGTTCGGTGCCGAGCCGGTAGGTCAGATAGACCGCGCCGACGGCGAACGCCACGTTGAACAGCCGAACGAAGACGAGACTCCACGTCC
This Halorientalis sp. IM1011 DNA region includes the following protein-coding sequences:
- a CDS encoding glycosyltransferase family 39 protein, whose translation is MALRALLARVRAQVEDDLRADPYLPYIVLLAGVLCSFWFWHRIPNFATRDEKSRLLDAMVPMGRMLADPSIETLQRSVEWSRVPFGPTLYLFGLALLPVLLVSVLTGDLNAFTGLGFPPDPEFGYYPVWHGTPEWIWTWSLVFVRLFNVAFAVGAVYLTYRLGTELRDRATGRLAALVLTLTFGFLTIAHEGGEDMPALFFLLLALVLLVRYVRAGDGTAFFAASAAGGIAIAFKLTAAPIVPLIGVGFVLRAWGTDGPTLRALFRPRLVVGGALLGLVAILAGYPTFLVGSFEPVFERLFGQSMERGTRVTGPTAPVWWWFLRGYFSALGLPLFVAALAGVVASLAAVRDRATYTPAYALTVLPLVTYLLLFSRWHDFRVHHLLPTFPLIALLLALSLIRLREWDRSVGTVVIALMLVTTGIYAGVGVGGYASMPRDEATDWLQENADENATMEVYRRDFHDAAIPHDMRINHLFGPESDAEEAAIDDCPEYIQLGYRDLLYLKNGTYYRNGKEQQQYFRELLSGEYSYRIVAEFGPRPPNFVPDRPTPGSLTDLFHVGLVPQTDQYADEQELAENQYTVILQRDSACGYGRFPPF